In Bacillus sp. SM2101, one genomic interval encodes:
- a CDS encoding prolyl oligopeptidase family serine peptidase has protein sequence MKRSKVILLMFLVLSLAACSEAEKTIISLENENRPEGKLENTEVINLKYRSDGHEVTGYIIKPKENHKVSPVLIFNRGGNRDYGMIDINTINYLSGWAQKGYIVIASQYRGSISKEGQDEFGGSDVNDVMNLVNVAKELPYADTNNIFMLGMSRGGMMAYLAAKKDIQVKAIAVVGGITDLFDTYENRGEDMKSVLEDLVGNPLLDKQKYIDRSAIFWADEIKVPTLILHGEDDWRVSVKQANELANKLKEHNREYKFISYPKGDHVLNTHFEEVVDEIDVWFNEYLNE, from the coding sequence ATGAAAAGGTCTAAGGTCATTCTATTAATGTTTCTTGTTTTAAGTCTAGCTGCTTGTTCTGAGGCTGAAAAAACGATTATTAGCTTAGAAAATGAAAACCGTCCGGAAGGAAAGTTAGAGAATACTGAAGTAATAAACTTAAAGTATCGTAGTGATGGACATGAGGTTACTGGATATATCATAAAACCTAAAGAGAATCATAAGGTTTCCCCTGTTTTGATTTTTAACAGAGGTGGGAATCGTGATTATGGAATGATAGACATTAATACAATTAACTATTTATCAGGGTGGGCGCAGAAAGGATATATCGTAATCGCGTCACAATATCGGGGGAGTATTAGTAAAGAAGGACAAGATGAATTTGGTGGATCAGATGTAAATGATGTTATGAACCTTGTGAATGTTGCCAAAGAACTACCTTATGCAGATACGAATAATATTTTCATGCTCGGAATGTCAAGAGGTGGAATGATGGCTTACTTAGCAGCAAAAAAAGATATCCAAGTAAAAGCAATTGCAGTAGTTGGTGGAATTACTGACCTTTTTGATACGTATGAAAACAGAGGAGAAGACATGAAAAGCGTATTAGAAGATTTAGTAGGGAATCCGCTGCTTGATAAACAAAAATACATTGATAGATCAGCTATTTTCTGGGCTGATGAAATAAAGGTACCTACATTAATTTTACATGGTGAAGATGATTGGCGAGTCTCCGTTAAACAAGCGAATGAACTAGCTAATAAGTTAAAAGAGCATAATAGAGAATATAAATTTATAAGTTATCCTAAAGGTGATCATGTGTTAAACACTCATTTTGAAGAGGTGGTTGATGAAATTGATGTATGGTTTAATGAGTACCTTAATGAATAA
- a CDS encoding alpha/beta hydrolase translates to MEKIFYGTNQNQFGELLLPEGEGPHPVAIVIHGGFWRKRVTLERMRKVAQDLTASGIATWNIEYRRTGQEGGGWPGTLIDAANASDYIRTLSKSYPLDLNKVVTIGHSAGGHLATWIAARHRIARDSELFIEDPISILGTVSLAGVNDLEMMHGVHHYRDKVLSREPDNPTAELIGGSPEEYPTRYKHASPVELLPIGVHQTLIHGALDIHVPIGISDHFHREAERAGDSVKYVNLLTAEHLMLTNITSPAWPTVKEEVLLLVNN, encoded by the coding sequence ATGGAAAAAATATTTTACGGAACAAACCAAAATCAATTTGGTGAACTACTTCTTCCTGAAGGTGAAGGACCTCATCCTGTCGCCATTGTCATTCACGGTGGATTCTGGCGAAAACGAGTCACGCTTGAGAGAATGAGAAAGGTTGCTCAGGATTTAACAGCAAGCGGGATTGCAACATGGAACATTGAATACCGTCGCACAGGCCAAGAAGGTGGAGGTTGGCCCGGTACATTAATTGATGCTGCGAATGCGAGTGACTACATACGTACCCTTTCAAAATCTTATCCACTCGACCTGAATAAAGTTGTGACAATCGGTCACTCCGCTGGTGGTCATCTCGCAACCTGGATTGCTGCACGCCATCGTATTGCAAGGGATAGCGAGCTTTTCATCGAAGACCCTATCTCTATTCTCGGTACTGTTAGCCTTGCTGGAGTGAACGACCTTGAAATGATGCATGGTGTGCATCATTATCGTGACAAGGTGCTATCTCGCGAACCAGATAATCCAACAGCTGAATTAATTGGGGGATCGCCAGAGGAATATCCAACGCGTTACAAACATGCTTCTCCTGTTGAACTTCTTCCAATCGGTGTCCACCAGACACTTATTCATGGTGCACTTGATATCCACGTACCGATCGGAATTAGTGATCACTTTCACCGTGAAGCAGAAAGGGCAGGAGATAGTGTAAAATATGTTAACCTTCTTACTGCAGAACATCTCATGTTGACAAATATCACCTCTCCCGCATGGCCAACAGTCAAAGAAGAGGTTCTGTTACTAGTCAACAATTAA
- a CDS encoding MFS transporter → MNKLWTKDFIFLSLSNLFMFGSFYMLLPTLPLFIVDSLQGEEKHVGLIIGLFSAAQIFSRPLTGRWLDYYSRKHVFLLARILFALCMFFYLGIASLFVFFLLRFVHGFGFGMATTASGTIASDIIPQERRAEGMGYYSTFASIAMIVGPFLGLVLLQAYDFYAMFLICTLLSITSFVLGYFIKVSKTEKSKERSKKKFKLTNFFEYKVVPISIVSGLMYVLYGGIVSFISLYAKERGNVDLAGYFLGILSIALIFARPLSGKVSDKYGSHLVVFPGFILAIIGVLLLSQTQTVLTFNISAALIGISFGLMLPSLHATMLELVPAERRGTATATYFMGNDIGIASGSFILGFIANYLGYAMMYLSSTLFIVLSFISYLTVLHKKRLEQKQETSLSS, encoded by the coding sequence ATGAATAAACTATGGACAAAAGACTTTATCTTTCTTTCTCTTAGTAACCTGTTTATGTTTGGAAGCTTTTATATGCTTTTACCCACATTACCATTATTTATAGTCGATTCTTTACAAGGAGAAGAAAAGCATGTAGGGCTAATTATTGGTCTTTTTTCGGCAGCACAAATCTTTTCGCGACCCTTAACTGGTAGATGGCTTGATTATTACAGTAGAAAACATGTATTCTTGTTGGCTAGGATTTTATTTGCTCTTTGTATGTTCTTCTATTTAGGAATTGCTAGTCTGTTTGTTTTTTTTCTTTTGCGTTTCGTGCATGGTTTTGGTTTTGGAATGGCTACAACTGCTTCAGGAACAATAGCTTCTGATATTATTCCTCAAGAGAGAAGAGCCGAAGGTATGGGATATTATAGTACCTTTGCAAGCATTGCCATGATTGTTGGTCCATTTTTGGGACTAGTATTATTACAGGCTTATGATTTCTATGCGATGTTTCTTATTTGTACATTATTATCGATAACGAGTTTTGTATTAGGCTACTTTATCAAAGTTTCTAAGACAGAAAAATCAAAAGAACGTTCGAAAAAGAAATTTAAATTAACTAATTTCTTCGAATACAAAGTAGTTCCGATATCAATTGTATCTGGTCTTATGTATGTCCTATATGGTGGAATTGTGTCCTTCATCTCCCTATACGCTAAAGAACGTGGTAATGTTGATTTAGCTGGTTATTTTCTAGGGATTTTATCTATAGCTTTAATTTTCGCACGTCCACTATCGGGAAAAGTATCGGATAAGTATGGTTCCCATCTGGTAGTTTTTCCAGGCTTTATATTAGCTATCATAGGTGTATTACTGTTAAGTCAAACTCAAACTGTCCTCACCTTTAATATATCAGCAGCACTTATAGGGATAAGCTTTGGGTTAATGCTACCTAGTTTGCATGCTACAATGCTTGAGTTAGTTCCCGCTGAAAGACGAGGAACTGCAACAGCTACATACTTTATGGGAAACGACATAGGTATTGCATCTGGATCATTCATTCTTGGTTTTATTGCTAATTATCTTGGATATGCCATGATGTACTTATCATCAACTCTTTTCATAGTACTGAGTTTCATTTCATATCTCACTGTTTTACACAAGAAAAGACTGGAACAAAAACAGGAAACATCATTATCATCATGA